The nucleotide sequence ACACCAGCTTAAAGCCTATTATTAATTTTCGATCAAACACTGCATTCTTTCAATAGGCGGGTTGTTAAGCGTTGTGTTTCCAAAAGATTTAAATCCATTAAATACATATCGGAATCAAATATGTCGGTGACAGGCAAACAGCTGGGTGCTTAATTGAGAATACTTGATAAAGAAATGATTTATTTGCATATGTtaactttaatatattttcttttttatcaaTCTGAAACGTCGTGGTATAGTGTATTTGACGGTAGTGGGCTCTTAAAATGATTATTCGTCAGTCTAATTCGATTTCCACTTCGTATTTGTAAAGAATGTCACCGTGTACTAATGAGTTAATTCAATAGACAAATAATAGTATCAGTTGATCCTTAAATTATTGTCGCCAAACATAGGTCACAAATTCGAGGTCACAAACtcgaatacatgtttttttattttacatactTTCAtccattaaatgaaaaattaatcAGTCATTGCAACGTCTATTTTTTTAGTGACTACATTCCCCATTCATATTGCACTATAACCATCTCATTTGTGCGTAATATATCATTTTGGATATAGCGTTGTTTATTGGTAAATTCACAATGATTTTGAGTTCAATGTTGAGGCATTTAACTACACGGGAGAAGGTAAATTTTTCCGAGCGaaacattattttgataaataagtaTGCAAGTGTGCAGGGTATTTCTTATTTTTGCTGTGATCTGTTTCGGGTGTATTTTAAGTAGTCTTACAACGACAATGTTGTTTTTACCATGGGGGAGATCAGCTTATTTCatgatttttatattaaacacTACAACCACAAAGAAAGGAAAACTTGAAATCACCTTATAGTGACATAGTGAACACGCAGAGGGACTTGGAGCAGCAATGAAGCGAACACATACACAATAGGAAAACTGTTGTGTAAAGTAAACGATGTCAATGCACGCAAAACATGAACGGCATAGTTAACACTAAGAGTGACTTAAAATAGCAATGaacgtacacacacacacacacactcgatGCCAATGCACGCAAAACATGAACGGCTTTTGTGATACGCTAAGTCCCCGTAGTGGTGTGCCCTGTTTATCGCTTTATGAAAACGAGGATTGCATATAGGGTGGGGGTCgagctcatttttattaaaatagctTTCCGTTCAACTAGAACTGTGCGAAGCGTATGAGGGTTTTTGCCACGTGATTTCTCAACCTCAAGCCCTCAGCCTCTGCAAATGCGTGTCTGAATATATGATATTGACCGCATTTTCAACAATAATTTCGTTTACGTCtgtgaatattttgtttttaattccagtgtgaaaaaaaatcagAGATAATACACGATTCTTATTCCTAAAATGTTATTATAGTGTGGATATCCAGTACAGTCTTCGTTTGGCAAATCATATTTCTTAATCTTTCAAAAGCTCCAAATCAGATCTCATGTTTaactaataaataaaacaaatcaggtacattagtattcacaaaTAAGTCCTAAGTATGAAGGCCGTGCAAACTGTTGGTCAATAGGGGAGGTAAACGCAGCAAATTGCGTCCAGAAATCTCGATAAGTTACTTCCCCGTAATTTGTATTGAATTGTTTTTTAGATCTTCAACCGCTGGAAGGTTCCAGAACGGATCGTGAACACCCCCGCTCCCTCGACCCCTTCCATCAAACCGGAAACGCCGGCCCAAATGGTGCCGGATGGTATGTTCATGTGTACTCGTACTTTTATGGAGGATAGTATAATCATGTGCCGAAGTGTATATACTCgttatgtttttttcatattttatgcaGATGAACATTTTTCTAAATAGTTAATGGATATATTTTGTTATTCTTTGGTACATATCAACTTCAGTAATTTGGTCCAAAAGTTAACATGATTGTCATATTGTGTACATATAGCAGTTACCATCAATTTATCAACTTGCTTAAGCAGAGCTTGCATATGCATAAATGCCTCAAATATGTTACTTAATATGTCCCGTGTTATTCGTATATATGTTCTTATAgtgtcaataataataatataatttaacgtACTAATATTTCGTCCGTTGCGATTTTTTgttatattgtgtatttagtTTTTTGGCTTTGTGCTTTCTACAAACGGAAATGGTATGCGGGTAGTATAAAACTAATATTTTATGTATTCTggtaatatgtatttaaaatgtgtaaaatttaagttagtttttttttgtaattgattgTTACCACTTACATATCTTTACAAGTAATGAAGACATGACACATCTAGTATTTACGTGTATCATTTGTACATATAAGTTGAGGCCACaagcatatatttacatattttccgTGTATTAAATGGTAATATGATccatagggaccgttaagtaaaaatcttctattatactacatatatatatatatatatatatatatatatatgtatatagtataatagagtattttttacctaacgatcctTGTGATATGATCCATATATGAACGGATTTAGAAATAGAGAACACGTAAACAATGCAAACTGTCGTATATTGTTTCCAAATTTCAGAAATTTAACTAAATTATATCAGCTTCAACATTCAATCAAAATGTCTTTAATTGCTACATcttatcttaaaggggccttttcacagattttgacatattttgaagtttgtcattaaatgctttatattgataaagttaaacattggatcttaaaagctccagtaaaaaatcgagaataaaattaacaaaaggaaaaaaaatagcCTGTAACCAgaactcgaaccagtgaccccagaagtcctggaattagtctgatgTAAAAACGCATTAatcctctcggctattccgccaggtatacacagatgaagtattttataccttatataagcaatcttcgtagtttcgtaaatttaaacgaaataaattgcaacgctttataatttttaggttttcaaatcgtcaaaagatacatataatggctatattggactatggtaaatgttcagtaatactgtttcctcacaaatatcataactaaaacgaaaatttgcaaatctgaaacaactgttttcaattttgtcaatttaccaaaccgtgaaaagatccctttaaaagcatATCAACATAAACCACTCAAATGATGTGATTTTATAAAGAATAATTTCCTCGTCATTTTAAAGACataagacaaaataaaattgaactatGAATAATACGTAACTATCTTCGGCAGTCGATGAGAATATTAGATCATTCTCAGTTGATCGATATATAATATAGTTCTTCCCGAAGGGCGATGTCAAACTTAGTTTTAACCTCTATTATAACTAACACAATTATTGGTGTTACGAAGTTAACAATGCAGTTTGTTTGCGCTTCTAACATATCATACACGTGCCATGTCTCTGTACGTAGTTAAAGTGCACACGCCCTCAGTTGCTATGACACCACCAGCGTCGGCACTTCCGGAACAGCCAATTGTTCCGGCGGCGTCTGCGAAACTTGAGAGCCGGAAATCCGTGACGAGAATTTCCCGCGAAATGTCGCGTGAGTATTAAAACATAGCAGAAAACATGAACGGAGTGTATACAGGGCGATATTTGTTGTAAATGCTTATTTGAAGCTTTTGGTATTACGGTTAATGTTCCACTAACCTagatacaatattttgttttatgattaTCTTTTTCTTGTATAAAGCGTTATTGTTGAAGACATGGATtgaatttgtgttgttgttgttagatTAGGGTGTGTTGATATTGccgttaaaacatttttttgcgaAAAGGCTTATCATCATAGTCGCTTAAAACGATCGTCATTGCtgtatttatgattattattCATCAACAGGTTCATTAccataatcagcatcatcatcttcCTAATCATGATCTCTTATACCAACAACgatcattaaaacaataatataaagcGCAAGcataatcatcatgatcatcattatcatcatcatcatcatcagcagcagcagcagcagcagcagaaacatcatcatcatcatcatcatcatcatcatcatcatcatcatcatcatcatcatcatcatcatcatcatcatcatcaacaacaacaacaacatcaacattaaCATCAgcaacatcaacatcaacatcatcatcatcatcatcatcatcatcatcatcatcatcatcatcatcatcatcatcatcatcatctacatcatcatcaaAGCGATCATCTACACAACAATAACAGCGCAAGATTTCTCATAATTTCTTTACCATCATCATAAATGCGATTACCAACAAaactcaatcatcatcatcatcattttctcAGCACCATTACCCATATCATCATAGAAAACAGACAGCCAGACACATTAACATATTCACTTTCATGTTTTTTTCATCGTTTTCAGATTATTTAATCTCATCAATCGTACATTCtttcaatcgttttttttttccattgtaACCGTGCACCATTCAATATCATTGAACTTCTATTCATCCTTATCATTAATGAACCCAATTTTCTATTGGCCAACAGTTCCGAACATCAAGCTGAACTCGATGCCGGTTCAGAGGTCAGAGTCCCGCAATGGGCTTCAACAGAGCCTGCCTGCGACACCCCGATCCGCGGCCGTGCAACCCCGCAGCCCGCCTGTGGCCTCCCCCCGCCGCGCAAAAACCATGTACGTGGACACGAGGAAAAAGACGCCGCCCACTGTAGATTTGGTGAGAACTATATTGACGTAACATTGTGGGATAATGTACAAACAAGAATCGAACGTGACCGTCCATTCATTTACATATGTCACTATATGTATATAGCGATTTTATACGAGTATTGAcgaaataagattttttttaattaaaaggacGTAAATGCTAGTTGCGATGTTGTAAAAACATAGCTCATATTATGatcttttattgataaaatggGAGTCAATACTGTGGGCTTGCTGAAATATGATCGTTCGTTGATTATACggtttcaatatatttaaaaataaaaataaacgaatAATGTAGTTCCTTATACCTTATACGTTtcctaaataaacaacaaacacaacgatataaattgaaaatacagcttgTATTTTGGTATCTTTGCGTACGACCAGATTACACATTTATAACGTATGTcaataaacaaatgtgaacaattcacattttgatataGATTTCATAACTCATACATGTATTAACGCTCATATAGTttacatacaataaaaaaaaacaactgactaTTTTCATGGAGATAATCATTTTCATAAgaaaacttgtcaatattttatatccaATAAAATATTCGGAAAATTTACGTGTTCTCTGGTTCGTATCGCAAAGCCGAATGGCTGTTCCACGAGCATATTAACCCGCCAAAACAATACACTGAGCGACCCATACAGGAGACTTtctaatgcaaataaaaataattttcctcTAATTGGCTGCGTtcaaattaagaaaattatataGAAGTACAGAGTTAGATAAAAACGCGACATTACGTCATTAtctaaaagaaataaaatgtatacatgtatttcgcTGCGAAGCGCACTATAACAAACTACATATACAACGTCTGAAGAAGTCAGATCATTTTTGCTGctcaataatattaaatttacttaATGATAACTTCACAATTTCCCTTTATAACATATATCATCTTACCGTAGAACGGAATCACGAACGCCCTGAGGCCGGAAGCGCTCCCCCAAGCGGAGGAATGGCTGAAGACCGCCAACAGTGCTGATAAGCGCGTCATCGAGCGTGTGCTGAAAATGGCTGGAAGAAAGCAAGCTATCGAGAAGAGCCTCAAAAAGACGCTACTCCCGGACGCCAAGGACACGGTGGAGAAGTGGATGAAAGACGCTAGTGAAAATGGTGCGTGGCTACGTTTACTTATTTTTTCCCGCTTTTCTCTATTGTTTGGGTTAACGCACCACAAAATGTTGTATTGGTCGAAAATGAAATTGGTGAATATTCAAAAACTTACGAAGGTGATTTTCGATGTtgatattttatacaaaaatcaGCTTGAATTTAAATTTATGACTTTTAGTTACACCTTGAATATATTAAGTTATGTATATAAAGAACGCATTTATGTGGAATGGTCTCCCTTGAATGGGCATGTTGTGTTTTGAACtgcagaaaaaaaaaacaatgttttaaacgtTTTTTAGTCTCTGTGTTGGgaatttgttattgaaaatgcTCTGTGCTTTAGTGTAAAAATGGAATATTGGACATAAATACATAAGGTATGAAAATACATAACTTGCTTTAGAAGAAAAGACAAACACCgatttaatttttttccaaagtATACTGTTCAAAAAAAATATGGCATCACAATCTCCACATAAAGAAGACATAACTAAACAAAAAACTTCAGAGCTATTAGATGTTACAGAAGTATCTGAAAGTGACTGTGAAGAAaattgtgaagaaacagtaaatAAACGCAAATATATAAGCAGTGTGAGTGAACAAGACATTAGCATTAATTCACCAAAACGCGAAACCAAGAAACAGTCaaagaaaaaacacaaacatgaaaAACAGGAACAGGAAAAGCAAAAGCAAGCAAAGCAGGAAACAGAAAGCAATGAAAATAGATTTAACATCAGCATTAAAAGTATATCAAAACAGCTTAGTGAGATAAATGAAAAACTGTCAAATGTTATGATGAAAAATGACAGCTGCCTagaaaaaatgattgaaaaagttgTGGAAAACATGAAAAACAGCCTTCTccataaaattgaattattagAAGCAAAACTTTTCGATAGAGAAACTGAGAACGAGAACTTAAAGAAACAATTAGATAAATTACAAACTGAGTTGAACACAGAGAAAGTGGTAAACCGTGAAGCGATGAGTAAAGAAAAGTATAGCAACAGAGAAGCAATAAATGAACTGGAGCAATACACTAGAATCAACAACATAGTTTTCCACGGTCTGCAAGACACAGATAAAAATGAAACCCCTGAAACCACCATGAAGCTGGTTGCAGATGTTGTAAAACAACATACCGGTATCCAACTCATCAGAACTGACCTTGATTTCGGCCATAGGCTAGGTCGTTTTGAAAACGGAAAAAGTCGACCTGTCGTTTTAAAATTCATCTCTAGAGAGAGAAAGATACAGATATTAAAAATGAGCAAGGAGTTAAAGCAGGGTAAAATATACCCTAGTGAACATCTAACGCCACTGAACCAAAATGTCTTCAACTCTGTTCGTTTGAAGAAAAGGGACACAGTGGAGTCAGTCTGGAGTAGGGGTGGAACGATCTTTTATAAGGGCCGAGACGGCAGTATGAACAGGGTCCTTTTTAGCCAGTATGAAGAGTGGCTGAACCTACCATGGCCTCAGAGAAAGTAGCACCAAATGAACTGTAAATACATTTGTATAGATTTGAGAACAACAATGTACATTCAAAGCTACTGTGGTAATACAAGAACTTAAACTGAAAACCAAGGATACCGACAACACGGGCAGTACATTGTGTGATTGTGTTGAACCGCACAGTTTGTGTGCCTATTTTTTGTTGATAAGTATACCAACATGAACATTGACATACATTTACATATGCCTGTCTTTAGCTCCCAGGTGCAGTGGATTAGTAGTCACTCAACCGTGCAGTATTTACATACAGTTAAAACTAGTATTTATATCCTTCCATTTAGTTTTCGTGGGTAAGGAATAATTACAATACAGCATAATTTTCTACTATCCTTTATAGGAACTCTTATCAGGTATAAGGTTTCTTTACATTAAAAATCAATACACATTGTATGTCATCAACtgcttaataaaataaataaatacaaataaacaaatgaataaataatatttaaaaaaaaaacacaggtgTTGTAAATTATTGGTTGTGTATTTTACATCAGTACTCCCCGTTTTGAATACAGCGATAATTCATACATTACCAAAACTGTGtctaattattgtatttgtgtacccATTAGTCTCAAACATGAATGTGTTCATATATGTAGACTGCAACATTAGAAAATTAAGTAAGCTGTTAGAATAGGTAATACCCAAGCATGaacttgtatattatatattttataaaaccaaATAGATTCTGATTAGCATGATAAAATTAggtaaacatgttttatgtttattgcgTGTCAGGATGAAGATGTTCATTCTTTAAGAAATTAACTTGTCTTTAATCCAGGCGCAGTTGTATACGCAAAGGATTAGTGGTCACCCAAGCGTACCTTATTTACAAACGTTATAACCAGTATTTATTTTCTTCTATTGTGTTTTCGTGGGTAAGGAATAATTACAATACACCATACTTTACCACTATCCTGGATATTAACTCTTATcagatatttgatttttttagatTAAAGATCAATACACCTTTTATGTAAATGaactacttaaaaaaaaaatacataataataaattaataaattaaaaagagCACGGCCTTTGTAAATTAGTGTTTGTGTATTTTACATTAGTGCTCCCCTTTTTGAATACAGTGATAATTAACACATTACTAAAACtgtatataattttcttattttattaccCTTTAGTCTCATACATGAATGTTTCCATATATGTATACTGCCACAGTATAAAATGAAGTAGGCTGTTAGAAAAGGTAACGCCCAAGCATGaacttgtatattttatattatattacactTACTAGATTCTGCTTAGCatgaaaaatattatgtaaacacGTTTTATGCATATTTCACTATCAATGTAGATTGTAACCTAATAAGGGAACTTCAGatctttatattaaatatgttttgatgaATACATATTAGATGTTGGTATATAGGTGCAGTTGTATACGCAAAGGATTAGTGGTCACTCAACCGTTCAGTATTTACATACAGTTAAAACTAGTATTTATATCCTTCCATTTAGTTTTCGTGGGTAAGGAATAATTACAATACAGCATAATTATCTAATATCCTTTATAGGAACTCTTATCAGGTATAAGGTTTCCTTAGATTAAAAATCAACACACATTTTATGTCATCAACtgcttaataaaataaataaatacaaataaacaaatgaaataataatataaaaaacacagGTGTTGTAAATTATTGGTTGTGTATTTTACATCTGTACTCCCCGTTTTGAATACAACGATAATTCATACATTACCAAAACTGTGTCTTACTATTGTATTTTTGTACCCTTTAGTCTCAAACATGAATGTGTTCATATATGTAGACTGCAACATTAGAAAATTAAGTAAGCTGTTAGAATAGGTAATTCCCAAGCATGaacttgtatattatatattttgtaaaaccaaATAGATTCTGATTAGCATGATAAAATTAggtaaacatgttttatgtttattgcgTGTCAGGATGAAGATGTTCATTCTTTAAGAAATTAACTTGTCTTTAATCCAGGCGCAGTTGTATACGCAAAGGATTAGTGGTCACTCAAGCGTACCTTATTTACAAACGTTATAACCAGTATTTATTCCCGTCCATTATGTTTTCGTGGGTAAGGAATAATTACAATGCACCATACTTTACCACTATCCAGGATATTAACTCTTATcagatatttg is from Dreissena polymorpha isolate Duluth1 chromosome 14, UMN_Dpol_1.0, whole genome shotgun sequence and encodes:
- the LOC127857787 gene encoding CREB-binding protein-like isoform X4, which encodes MVLPYELRDPDWEPKIPKFPPVSPPIYMGFERKKEKIEDIMLTPRNQIFNRWKVPERIVNTPAPSTPSIKPETPAQMVPDVKVHTPSVAMTPPASALPEQPIVPAASAKLESRKSVTRISREMSLPNIKLNSMPVQRSESRNGLQQSLPATPRSAAVQPRSPPVASPRRAKTMYVDTRKKTPPTVDLNGITNALRPEALPQAEEWLKTANSADKRVIERVLKMAGRKQAIEKSLKKTLLPDAKDTVEKWMKDASENGGFTDKERQVALNFFSSLAGSQLMGMTVDSQRKRLKEVINTLEDASPNGPYNGYVKATNRRKKQTISDGNLRYVRLLTPDTRKNSWMHTTWHHLPEYRDDDPVNNWSSHYIRPHAQIPRHFVIHPDWG
- the LOC127857787 gene encoding CREB-binding protein-like isoform X5, giving the protein MVSLSTMRDVQVFEEFYELRGLTPRTSIFNRWKVPERIVNTPAPSTPSIKPETPAQMVPDVKVHTPSVAMTPPASALPEQPIVPAASAKLESRKSVTRISREMSLPNIKLNSMPVQRSESRNGLQQSLPATPRSAAVQPRSPPVASPRRAKTMYVDTRKKTPPTVDLNGITNALRPEALPQAEEWLKTANSADKRVIERVLKMAGRKQAIEKSLKKTLLPDAKDTVEKWMKDASENGGFTDKERQVALNFFSSLAGSQLMGMTVDSQRKRLKEVINTLEDASPNGPYNGYVKATNRRKKQTISDGNLRYVRLLTPDTRKNSWMHTTWHHLPEYRDDDPVNNWSSHYIRPHAQIPRHFVIHPDWG